The stretch of DNA CCTATGGCGCCCAGCGGCGGGTGGAGATGGCCCGGGCGCTGGCCACGGAACCCCAGGTGCTGCTGCTGGACGAGCCGACGGTGGGCATGACCCCCGAAGAAATGGAGGACATGATCATGGTGGTGCGCAAGGCCCACGAACGCTTCAACCTGGCCATTTTTCTGATCGAACACCGCCTGCGCGTGGTGCGGGAGTTGTGCCAGCATGTCCAGACGCTGGTGTTCGGGGAAGTGCTGGTGGAAGGCACGCCCGAAGAAGTTCAAAATCACCCCAAGGTCATCGAGGCATATATCGGTGAACAGGAGATAGATTTCTAATGCTGCTGGATGTAAAGAACCTTCAAGTTGCCTACGGCAGGATCAAGGCTTTGCACGGTATCGACTTCAACATCGCGGAAGGCGAGATCGTAACCATCATCGGTGCCAACGGCGCCGGGAAAAGCTCTACGTTGCGGGCGATTTCGCGGCTGGTGCCTTCCGGGGAGGGTACGGCCATGACGTTTGCGGGGAAAGATCTCTTGAAGTATCCGCCGGAAAAGGTAGTCAGCCAGCTCGGTATTTCCCATGTTCCCGAGGGGCGCCGCCTGTTCGGCAATTTGACCGTGCTGGAAAACTTGAAACTGGCGGCCTTTGCCCGCAGCGACAAGGAAAATGTCGATAAAGACATCGAGCGGGTTTTTGCCATTTTTTCACGCCTGGAAGAGCGCAAAACCCAGAAGGCCGGCACCATGTCGGGCGGCGAGCAGCAGATGCTGGCCGTGGGGCGCGCCTTCGTTTCCGGGCGCCGGCTGATGCTGCTGGACGAACCGTCCATGGGCCTTTCGCCGCTTTTAATGAAACGCGTGTTTATGTCCCTGAAGGAGATCAACCAGTCTGAGGGGACCGCTATCCTGCTTGTGGAGCAGAACGCCCGTTTGGCGCTGAAGTTCGCTCAACGCGGCTATGTGCTGGAAAACGGCAACATGGTGCTGCAAGGCGATGCTGCGGATCTTCTGGACAACCAGGAGGTTCAGAAAGCTTATCTGGGGGGATAGACAGCGGGAAGGAGGACATCAACCATGAACGGAGACAAGCATCCGTGGGCCGGTGTTGCAAGGCTGATTATTATCATCCTGTTTCTGTCGGCTGGGGTCACTGCCGCTAATGCCGGCCCCTTCGAAAAAGGTAGCCGCCGGTTTTCCATCGTCGCCGGGTCCGGCAGGATGCTGGACAGCAACTATGCCATCTTTGGCGTGGGCGCGGGGGTGTTCGCAGCGGACGGCCTGGAACTGGGGCTGGACGGCGAGGCATGGCTGGGAAGCGACCCGGGCATCTACAAACTGAGTCCGCGGGCCACCTACATTCTGCCCGTCCGGTCTCGGGTGAGGCCGTATGGAGGCGTTTTCTACAGCCACATTTTCATCGAGGATTACGATGACCTTGATACGGCCGGTGTCCGGGGGGGTGTTTATATCACCACCGATAAAAGTTGGTTTCTCGGCCTGGGGGCTGTATACGAGGTCTACCTCAACTGCGACGAATCCATTC from Deltaproteobacteria bacterium encodes:
- a CDS encoding ABC transporter ATP-binding protein, producing MLLDVKNLQVAYGRIKALHGIDFNIAEGEIVTIIGANGAGKSSTLRAISRLVPSGEGTAMTFAGKDLLKYPPEKVVSQLGISHVPEGRRLFGNLTVLENLKLAAFARSDKENVDKDIERVFAIFSRLEERKTQKAGTMSGGEQQMLAVGRAFVSGRRLMLLDEPSMGLSPLLMKRVFMSLKEINQSEGTAILLVEQNARLALKFAQRGYVLENGNMVLQGDAADLLDNQEVQKAYLGG